The Streptomyces sp. NBC_00344 genome includes a window with the following:
- a CDS encoding serine hydrolase, whose product MAGESPDKSEQRKSSGATPGTSDPRLAVFQAVPDPDAGSVSGSQSGDARLRAAVAAWVAGADSPSGEDEAVREVPATRVLPQASAPDEGADAPSGEDGSPAEGEGAGGGSTAAGGPGEEPGETPDADGEPEDPEPAGAVASADAVDDGGTDDPAGNETDGEAGDGTADEAAAGSASGGASAEDGAPGASDGPEARTEAPTGSDAAPKADADDASDAPAPVSDGDAADAPARADDADGAEAEPDAAELAAGDGAEGADGADADADADADADADADAGAGAEVGSDEPQGSGADAVPDAEPGRDTEPDAEPAAGPDAARGSDAEPDADDAGAESARDEDESADRPAPDTGAAAGGSTTPDSDGDSGSDSDDGDGADSVADATAMEGAPGATAVDQPTGVFRMPKKPLIDQPTTALKRSTFVPLRPDDVPAERKKPAAPSPEPAQPQAPAAKATGTVPAQPDIVERTRQQPLPPKPPLDLLAELTNTPPPPQTPVRTVVRRFKIWTPLVLLLAVVFAIAQAVRPLPSPTLGLTAAPTYTFKGGALNLPWPDEGQSAVEVDGVGSLGTHGNVKPSPTASMAKVMTAYVVLHDHPLTGKQTGPRITVDKTAGDEANSADESTAPIKEGQKYTEKQMLELLMIPSGNNAARLLSRWDGPTKDFVKKMNDAAAGLGMKNTTYTDPSGLTATTVSTATDQLKLAKAVMRNDVFREIVNTPQIDVPGIPNTIYNNNKLLLRPGVSGVKTGSSTPAGGNLLWAADTVVDGTSRRIVGVVMGQTTGTTLDSKLQRAMDNSYKLIQAAQQDVTSATVVKKGEVVGYVDDGLGGKTPVVATKNLKAIGWPGLKAELSIGDAGSAVPHSAKAGTVVGEVTVGSGPGKVTAPVALQKDLAEPGFGAKLTRVG is encoded by the coding sequence GTGGCGGGCGAGTCCCCCGACAAGTCGGAGCAGCGGAAGTCGTCGGGGGCGACTCCGGGCACGAGCGATCCGCGGCTTGCGGTCTTCCAGGCGGTCCCTGATCCGGACGCGGGTTCGGTGTCCGGGTCGCAGTCCGGTGATGCGCGGCTGCGGGCCGCGGTGGCGGCCTGGGTCGCCGGCGCGGACTCCCCGTCCGGCGAGGACGAGGCGGTCCGGGAGGTGCCCGCGACCCGGGTGCTGCCCCAGGCGTCGGCTCCGGACGAAGGCGCTGACGCACCGTCCGGCGAGGACGGCTCCCCCGCGGAGGGCGAGGGTGCCGGGGGAGGGAGCACTGCCGCCGGCGGTCCTGGCGAGGAGCCCGGAGAGACGCCGGACGCGGACGGTGAGCCCGAAGACCCGGAACCGGCCGGCGCCGTGGCCTCCGCCGATGCCGTGGACGACGGCGGAACGGATGACCCGGCGGGCAACGAGACGGACGGCGAGGCGGGCGACGGAACCGCTGACGAGGCAGCCGCTGGGAGCGCCTCGGGGGGTGCGTCCGCAGAGGACGGGGCTCCCGGTGCTTCCGACGGCCCGGAGGCCCGTACAGAGGCTCCCACCGGCTCGGACGCCGCCCCGAAGGCCGACGCCGACGACGCGTCCGACGCGCCCGCGCCCGTTTCTGACGGAGACGCGGCGGATGCCCCGGCTCGCGCCGACGATGCGGACGGCGCGGAAGCGGAGCCGGACGCCGCCGAACTCGCCGCAGGCGATGGTGCGGAAGGCGCGGACGGGGCCGACGCCGACGCCGACGCCGACGCCGACGCGGACGCTGACGCGGACGCCGGAGCCGGAGCCGAAGTCGGCTCCGACGAACCCCAGGGTTCCGGCGCGGATGCCGTACCCGATGCGGAGCCCGGACGGGACACCGAGCCGGACGCCGAGCCGGCGGCCGGCCCCGACGCGGCGCGCGGCTCCGATGCGGAGCCCGACGCCGACGACGCCGGTGCCGAATCGGCCCGTGACGAGGACGAGTCAGCCGACAGGCCCGCGCCGGACACCGGTGCGGCGGCCGGCGGCAGCACCACGCCCGACAGCGACGGCGACAGCGGCAGTGACAGCGACGACGGTGACGGCGCCGATTCCGTAGCAGATGCAACGGCAATGGAGGGGGCCCCGGGTGCCACCGCTGTCGACCAGCCAACCGGCGTCTTCCGGATGCCCAAGAAGCCGCTGATCGACCAGCCCACCACCGCGCTGAAGCGCAGCACCTTCGTCCCGCTGCGCCCCGACGACGTGCCGGCCGAGCGGAAGAAGCCCGCGGCCCCCTCCCCGGAGCCGGCGCAGCCCCAAGCCCCGGCGGCCAAGGCCACCGGGACCGTTCCCGCGCAGCCCGACATCGTGGAGCGGACCCGGCAGCAGCCGCTGCCGCCCAAACCGCCGCTCGACCTGCTGGCCGAGCTGACCAACACGCCGCCGCCGCCGCAGACCCCCGTGCGCACAGTGGTGCGCCGGTTCAAGATCTGGACGCCGCTGGTGCTGCTGCTGGCGGTCGTCTTCGCTATCGCGCAGGCCGTACGGCCGCTGCCGTCCCCGACGCTCGGGCTCACCGCCGCGCCCACGTACACCTTCAAGGGCGGTGCGCTGAACCTGCCGTGGCCCGACGAGGGGCAGTCAGCCGTGGAGGTCGACGGGGTCGGCAGCCTCGGCACACACGGGAACGTGAAGCCCTCGCCGACCGCGAGCATGGCCAAGGTGATGACGGCGTACGTGGTGCTCCACGACCACCCCCTCACCGGCAAGCAGACCGGACCGAGGATCACCGTCGACAAGACGGCGGGGGACGAGGCCAACTCCGCCGACGAGTCGACGGCGCCGATCAAGGAGGGGCAGAAGTACACCGAGAAGCAGATGCTCGAACTGCTGATGATCCCCTCCGGCAACAACGCGGCCCGGCTGCTGTCCCGCTGGGACGGACCGACCAAGGACTTCGTCAAGAAGATGAATGACGCGGCGGCCGGACTCGGCATGAAGAACACGACCTACACCGATCCCAGCGGTCTCACCGCGACCACCGTGAGCACCGCCACCGACCAGCTGAAGCTGGCCAAGGCGGTCATGCGCAACGACGTGTTCCGGGAGATCGTCAACACCCCGCAGATCGACGTCCCGGGTATCCCGAACACGATCTACAACAACAACAAGCTGCTGCTCCGGCCGGGTGTGAGCGGCGTCAAGACCGGTTCGTCCACGCCGGCCGGCGGGAATCTGCTCTGGGCCGCCGACACCGTCGTCGACGGCACGTCGCGCCGGATCGTCGGTGTGGTGATGGGCCAGACGACCGGCACCACCCTCGACTCCAAGCTGCAGCGCGCCATGGACAACAGCTACAAGCTGATCCAGGCCGCCCAGCAGGACGTCACATCGGCCACCGTCGTGAAAAAGGGCGAGGTCGTCGGCTATGTGGACGACGGGCTCGGCGGGAAGACCCCGGTGGTCGCCACCAAGAACCTCAAGGCGATCGGCTGGCCGGGCCTGAAGGCCGAACTCAGCATCGGTGACGCGGGCAGCGCGGTGCCGCACTCCGCGAAGGCCGGCACGGTGGTGGGCGAAGTGACCGTGGGCTCCGGCCCGGGCAAGGTGACCGCGCCCGTCGCTCTCCAGAAGGACCTGGCGGAGCCGGGATTCGGGGCCAAGCTCACCCGGGTGGGCTAG
- a CDS encoding sodium:solute symporter family protein, which yields MNSLDWAVLIGYFGVMIAIGLWSHKRVDNVSDFFTAGGRMPWWLSGISHHMSGYSAVMFTGYAGISYQYGLTSFVTWSLPIAIGIGIGAKLFAPRLNRMRSRLHVSSPLEYLKDRYNLPTQQALAWSGLLLKIVDVGAKWAAIATLLSVFTGATLTQGILITGAITAVYCTVGGLWADALTELGQFIIQLIAGIAMLIAAMGKLGGFSALWTIWDKLPEGHSDPTAGPYTVTFLLAYLFIKTFEYNGGMWNQAQRYMATDSARSAVRSARLSAVLWLVWPTVLFFPMWCAPLLVHAQKPDASDSYALMTESLLPHGLLGLIVVGFFSHTMAMCSSDANAISAVFTRDIAPVLSKAARDWNSRTGLLAARISTLSFLALSMALATQINSPAFKDIITVVIKWVAGLMGPIAIPFMLGLLRRFRQSGPTAALVSWAAGLLAFFFTNYHLDGSANTGVALQWQVSLPLAISLVLYILIGFVKPEDTPERDAIIEKINSDGEGPGEGPDAAAGAAVPAPASPGDEKVLGHEGAGG from the coding sequence ATGAACAGTCTCGACTGGGCCGTGCTCATCGGCTATTTCGGCGTCATGATCGCGATCGGTCTCTGGTCGCACAAACGCGTCGACAACGTGAGCGACTTCTTCACCGCCGGCGGCAGAATGCCGTGGTGGCTCTCGGGCATCTCACACCACATGTCCGGCTACAGCGCGGTGATGTTCACCGGCTACGCGGGCATTTCGTACCAGTACGGCCTGACGTCCTTCGTCACCTGGTCGCTGCCGATCGCCATCGGCATCGGCATCGGCGCGAAGCTCTTCGCGCCCCGGCTCAACCGGATGCGCTCCCGGCTGCACGTCTCGTCACCGCTCGAATACCTGAAGGACCGCTACAACCTCCCGACCCAGCAGGCGCTGGCCTGGTCCGGACTGCTGCTGAAGATCGTGGACGTCGGTGCCAAGTGGGCCGCCATCGCCACCCTGCTCTCCGTCTTCACCGGTGCCACCCTCACCCAGGGCATCCTCATCACCGGCGCCATCACCGCCGTCTACTGCACGGTCGGCGGGCTGTGGGCCGACGCGCTCACCGAGCTGGGGCAGTTCATCATCCAGCTGATCGCCGGTATCGCCATGCTGATCGCGGCGATGGGCAAGCTGGGCGGCTTCAGCGCGCTGTGGACCATCTGGGACAAGCTGCCCGAAGGGCACTCCGACCCGACGGCCGGCCCGTACACGGTGACCTTCCTGCTGGCGTATCTCTTCATCAAGACCTTCGAGTACAACGGCGGCATGTGGAACCAGGCCCAGCGGTACATGGCCACCGACTCCGCACGCTCCGCGGTCCGTTCGGCACGGCTCTCCGCGGTGCTGTGGCTTGTCTGGCCCACGGTCCTGTTCTTCCCGATGTGGTGCGCTCCGCTGCTGGTGCACGCCCAGAAGCCGGATGCCTCGGACTCCTACGCCCTGATGACCGAGTCGCTGCTGCCGCATGGTCTGCTGGGTCTGATCGTCGTCGGCTTCTTCTCGCACACGATGGCCATGTGCTCGTCGGACGCCAACGCGATCTCCGCGGTCTTCACCCGGGACATCGCCCCGGTGCTCTCCAAGGCGGCACGCGACTGGAACAGCCGCACCGGCCTGCTGGCCGCCCGGATCTCGACGCTCTCGTTCCTCGCGCTGTCCATGGCGCTGGCCACACAGATCAACTCGCCGGCGTTCAAGGACATCATCACGGTCGTCATCAAGTGGGTGGCCGGTCTGATGGGGCCCATCGCCATCCCGTTCATGCTGGGTCTGCTGCGCCGGTTCCGGCAGTCCGGACCGACAGCGGCGCTGGTCAGCTGGGCCGCCGGGCTGCTCGCGTTCTTCTTCACCAACTACCATCTGGACGGTTCGGCCAACACCGGTGTCGCACTCCAGTGGCAGGTCTCGCTGCCGCTCGCGATCTCGCTGGTGCTCTACATCCTCATCGGCTTCGTCAAGCCCGAGGACACTCCGGAGCGCGACGCGATCATCGAGAAGATCAACTCGGATGGCGAGGGACCGGGCGAGGGACCCGACGCCGCCGCGGGCGCGGCGGTGCCCGCTCCCGCCTCCCCCGGGGACGAGAAGGTACTGGGCCACGAAGGCGCAGGCGGCTGA
- a CDS encoding helix-turn-helix domain-containing protein: protein MASNVNPTVRRRRLGQELRRLRELKGMTAEEVAERLLVSQSKISRLENGRRSISQRDVRDLCGVYEVEDHRIVDSLMQMAKDSRQQGWWHAFGDIPYSVYIGLETDAASLRVYDPQVVPGLLQTRQYAEALIAGALPETAVSDIEKRVQVRLRRQERISAAENPLRLWVVIDESALRRVIGDRQLMIQQLEHLVELSRLPHVTVQVLPFTMGAHPGINGQYAILEFPDAADSSVVYIEGVTSDLYLEKAHDVQKYSVMYEHLRAQALNVEQTRQFIMEIAKDYAR from the coding sequence GTGGCGTCCAACGTCAATCCCACCGTCAGGCGACGCCGGCTGGGCCAGGAGCTCCGCAGGCTTCGTGAGCTCAAAGGAATGACGGCCGAGGAGGTGGCGGAGCGTCTGCTGGTCTCCCAGTCGAAGATCAGCCGCCTGGAGAACGGCCGCCGTTCCATCAGTCAGCGTGATGTCCGTGATCTCTGCGGGGTGTACGAGGTCGAGGACCACCGGATCGTCGACTCGCTGATGCAGATGGCGAAGGACTCCCGCCAGCAGGGCTGGTGGCACGCGTTCGGCGATATTCCGTACAGCGTCTACATCGGCCTGGAGACGGACGCGGCGAGTCTTCGGGTCTACGACCCCCAGGTCGTCCCCGGCCTGCTGCAGACCCGTCAGTACGCAGAGGCGCTGATCGCGGGCGCCCTGCCCGAGACTGCCGTCTCGGACATCGAGAAGCGCGTACAGGTACGCCTGCGCCGCCAGGAGCGCATCAGTGCGGCCGAGAACCCGCTACGGCTCTGGGTGGTGATCGACGAGTCCGCGCTGCGCCGGGTGATCGGCGACCGGCAGCTGATGATCCAGCAGCTGGAACACCTGGTGGAACTCTCCAGGCTTCCGCATGTCACCGTGCAGGTACTGCCGTTCACCATGGGGGCCCACCCCGGGATCAACGGCCAGTACGCCATTCTGGAATTTCCCGACGCGGCGGACTCCAGCGTGGTCTACATCGAGGGCGTCACCAGCGATCTCTATCTGGAGAAGGCGCACGATGTGCAGAAGTACAGCGTGATGTACGAGCACTTGCGGGCGCAGGCACTCAACGTGGAGCAGACGCGGCAGTTCATCATGGAGATCGCCAAGGACTACGCGCGCTGA
- a CDS encoding DUF1398 family protein has product MNSAVTHLQAALGRAAAIRPEVGGFPYLAEVLRQAGVHRCLMDVPANAMLYLTEAGPVAVQSEPLIAGTVGVTPFDREALLTALRVDQAGDSTFPEFVQGCWSAGVVRYDVDLEARECVYYGADGDSYTESYPPVEI; this is encoded by the coding sequence ATGAACAGCGCAGTCACCCACCTTCAGGCGGCGTTGGGCCGTGCGGCCGCCATCCGTCCCGAGGTCGGCGGTTTCCCCTACCTCGCGGAGGTCCTGCGACAGGCCGGGGTCCACCGCTGCCTGATGGACGTTCCGGCGAACGCCATGCTCTACCTCACCGAAGCCGGGCCCGTCGCCGTCCAGAGCGAGCCCCTGATCGCAGGTACGGTCGGCGTCACGCCGTTCGACCGCGAGGCGCTCCTCACCGCACTCCGCGTCGACCAGGCGGGCGACAGCACGTTTCCGGAATTCGTCCAGGGCTGCTGGAGCGCCGGCGTCGTCCGGTACGACGTCGACCTCGAGGCGCGCGAGTGCGTCTACTACGGCGCCGACGGCGACAGTTACACCGAGTCGTACCCGCCCGTCGAGATCTGA
- a CDS encoding MarR family winged helix-turn-helix transcriptional regulator, whose protein sequence is MPDEMALLVADVFEAAGLLRRSGEAIAATEGQTQARWQLLSAVSENPLTVAQAARRLGITRQGVQRVANDLVRENLAAFLPNPDHRGSPLLALTPDGRRTLERITARADDVHRTLTSGIAPNEIAGARALLHRLIEQVRTHDGQPDAGGRAPLDRP, encoded by the coding sequence ATGCCGGACGAGATGGCGTTGCTGGTGGCGGACGTGTTCGAGGCGGCGGGACTGCTGCGCAGGTCCGGCGAGGCGATCGCCGCTACCGAGGGGCAGACGCAGGCCCGGTGGCAGCTGCTGAGTGCCGTCTCCGAGAACCCGCTGACCGTGGCCCAGGCAGCCCGCCGCCTCGGCATCACCCGCCAGGGGGTCCAACGCGTCGCCAACGATCTCGTCCGCGAGAACCTGGCCGCCTTCCTGCCCAACCCCGATCACCGGGGTTCGCCGCTCCTGGCCCTCACACCGGACGGCCGTCGCACGCTGGAAAGGATCACGGCCCGCGCCGACGACGTTCATCGCACACTGACCTCCGGCATCGCGCCGAACGAGATCGCCGGTGCCCGCGCCCTGCTGCACCGCCTCATCGAGCAGGTACGCACGCACGACGGCCAGCCCGACGCCGGCGGCCGGGCCCCGCTCGATCGGCCTTAG
- a CDS encoding GOLPH3/VPS74 family protein has translation MGRSRRTIPEELLLLALDPTTGTTAQPQSLDLGLAGAQLVELALAGRIAPDGDRIAVVMARPTGDPTLDSALELLRRRGSPVRAVHWIGGPRLGLRQIYLAHLERCGMVHAVAGQMCGVLPTTRYQATETAISRDIRSRLDSAIRTGVPPDPRTAALAALAHAVGLGKHLYPGNEGRSSRSRLRDLIRHDPMGGLVAHAVMDVQNGAGAQPRRAAPAPGSSVPMQSQHGSMARVAAH, from the coding sequence ATGGGCAGGAGCCGCAGAACGATTCCGGAAGAGCTTCTACTGCTCGCTCTGGACCCGACCACGGGTACCACAGCGCAGCCGCAGTCGCTCGACCTCGGCCTGGCCGGAGCACAGCTAGTAGAGCTGGCCCTGGCAGGACGGATAGCCCCGGACGGGGATCGTATCGCCGTGGTGATGGCACGGCCGACAGGAGATCCGACACTGGACTCCGCACTGGAACTGCTGCGCAGGCGCGGCAGCCCGGTACGGGCAGTCCACTGGATCGGCGGGCCCCGACTGGGGCTGCGCCAGATTTATCTCGCTCATCTGGAGCGGTGCGGCATGGTGCATGCCGTGGCGGGCCAGATGTGCGGAGTACTGCCGACGACTCGCTACCAGGCGACGGAGACGGCAATCAGCAGGGACATCAGGTCCCGGCTGGACAGTGCGATCCGCACCGGTGTACCTCCGGACCCGCGGACCGCGGCGCTCGCCGCGCTCGCTCACGCAGTGGGGCTCGGCAAGCATCTCTACCCCGGCAACGAGGGGCGTTCATCGCGCTCCCGTCTCCGGGACCTGATCAGGCACGACCCCATGGGCGGCCTCGTGGCACACGCCGTGATGGACGTCCAGAACGGCGCGGGCGCACAGCCGCGACGAGCAGCACCCGCACCGGGCAGCAGTGTTCCGATGCAGTCGCAGCACGGGTCCATGGCCCGTGTGGCGGCACACTGA
- a CDS encoding DUF397 domain-containing protein translates to MAIQQGATKAWTKSSYSTGNGACVEVKSPIEQSIAVRDSKVTGGPSITFVPTSWNTFVNEVGQGVFTLD, encoded by the coding sequence ATGGCTATTCAGCAAGGTGCCACCAAGGCCTGGACGAAGTCTTCGTATTCCACGGGAAACGGTGCATGCGTCGAGGTCAAGTCACCGATCGAGCAGTCGATCGCCGTACGGGACTCCAAGGTCACCGGGGGTCCGTCGATCACCTTTGTTCCCACGTCGTGGAACACCTTCGTGAATGAAGTGGGTCAGGGCGTCTTCACCCTCGACTGA
- a CDS encoding ADP-ribosylglycohydrolase family protein, with product MSASATPLWGRAEQQDFRSRVRGCLLGGALGDALGAGVAGLGLDAIRGTHGAEGLTDFTPAYGRRGAVTTATQLSLFTVDGLIRAQVRRDTGAWHPPTDVHRAHLRWAATQSDWGPDERRKDNGWLACEEWLYSRRDPSVNCLLGFGDDVMGTLERPKNPTARDASAVSRSAPFGLLVGWEPGLVFQLAVECAAQTHGHPTGYLSAGAFAVIVHGLARGESLDAAVQHALAQLAARPAHQPVTDGLQHALGAVRQGMPNPERVETIGNGEVAEDALAIGVYCALVGEDVRHGLRLAVNHSGASQATGAICGSLLGALHGETSLPPAWLAELEGRSTVLEIADDFAMEMTQGPALHGPAVSTPGWLARYPRG from the coding sequence ATGAGCGCATCAGCCACTCCCCTGTGGGGCCGTGCCGAGCAGCAGGACTTCCGCAGCCGGGTCCGCGGCTGCCTGCTCGGCGGCGCACTGGGCGACGCGCTCGGTGCGGGTGTCGCCGGGCTCGGCCTGGACGCGATACGCGGCACCCACGGCGCCGAGGGGCTGACCGACTTCACCCCGGCCTACGGCAGACGCGGCGCGGTGACGACCGCCACCCAGCTCTCGCTGTTCACCGTTGACGGACTGATACGCGCGCAGGTCCGGCGGGACACGGGCGCCTGGCATCCGCCCACCGATGTCCACCGGGCCCATCTGCGCTGGGCTGCTACGCAGAGCGACTGGGGCCCCGACGAGCGCCGCAAGGACAACGGCTGGCTGGCCTGCGAGGAGTGGCTCTACAGCCGGCGCGATCCGTCGGTGAACTGTCTGCTCGGGTTCGGCGACGACGTGATGGGCACCCTGGAGCGCCCCAAGAACCCCACCGCGCGGGACGCGTCGGCCGTCAGCCGCTCGGCGCCCTTCGGGCTCCTCGTCGGCTGGGAGCCCGGCCTGGTCTTCCAGCTGGCCGTCGAATGCGCCGCACAGACCCATGGCCACCCCACCGGTTACCTCAGTGCGGGCGCCTTCGCGGTGATCGTGCACGGCCTGGCCCGCGGCGAGAGCCTCGATGCCGCGGTCCAGCACGCGCTCGCCCAGCTCGCTGCCCGGCCGGCCCACCAGCCGGTCACCGACGGCCTGCAGCACGCGCTCGGCGCCGTACGCCAGGGCATGCCGAACCCTGAGCGGGTGGAGACCATCGGTAACGGCGAGGTGGCCGAGGACGCGCTCGCCATCGGCGTGTACTGCGCACTGGTCGGCGAGGACGTACGCCACGGTCTGCGTCTGGCGGTGAACCACAGCGGCGCCTCGCAGGCGACCGGCGCGATCTGCGGCAGCCTGCTGGGCGCCCTGCACGGCGAGACCTCCCTGCCGCCCGCGTGGCTCGCGGAACTGGAAGGGCGCTCCACTGTTCTCGAGATCGCCGACGACTTCGCGATGGAGATGACCCAGGGCCCGGCTCTGCATGGGCCCGCGGTCAGCACCCCCGGCTGGCTGGCGCGTTACCCGAGGGGCTGA
- a CDS encoding MFS transporter → MPSDDRPPVRPGAAAGWAWAKRHPVTSATAVAAVAHIVWFCFFANSGGDLAAQDAWTEFVGRHPASAYNLAWYGGTHPVSYSVVSPYLMSVLGVRTTMMMAGTVSAALTALILVRVRAVRNPLACALAADFAFLCNALSGRVTFGLGTVFALGAVAAVFCWPRKWRERRWAKAAVAAPLAGLATASSPVAGLFLGVIATALFLNKRRPGAYALGLPPAVVVALSAWLFPFSGTQPMSVATTSLPLLYGVFVLLLVPKDWRTVRTAALVYSVGVLLTWLVNSQIGSNVSRLPMLFAGVLLLAALPYTVPRSRKWYALVIVFIGLNTWIGVKSVDDVVRTAPAASWTRELAPLVNELEQVGAEKGRVEVVPASSHREASALAPYVNLARGWLRQADMERNPIFYDDTLDADNYRTWLGRWAVRYVVLPTGTPDSSGGTQEEKLIQDGQPYLKRIWGDANWQLFAVDAPTPMAEPPATVERAEEGELTIRLKASGRVLIRIPYSPWLALVDGEGRSLPRPQETEASRAREDGQPRTFANVHGCLVKMEKDADGDEWTELVAPRAGVYHLASPYHLPRGTPCPAELQDTVPAGG, encoded by the coding sequence CTGCCGTCGGACGACCGCCCGCCCGTCCGCCCAGGGGCTGCGGCTGGCTGGGCATGGGCGAAACGGCACCCCGTCACCTCCGCGACCGCCGTTGCCGCCGTGGCGCACATCGTCTGGTTCTGCTTCTTCGCCAACAGCGGCGGCGACCTGGCCGCGCAGGACGCCTGGACGGAGTTCGTCGGCCGGCATCCGGCCTCCGCCTACAACCTCGCCTGGTACGGCGGCACACACCCCGTCTCGTACAGCGTGGTGTCGCCGTATCTGATGTCGGTGCTCGGCGTCCGGACCACGATGATGATGGCCGGTACGGTCTCGGCCGCGCTGACCGCGCTGATCCTGGTCCGGGTGCGCGCCGTCCGTAATCCGCTGGCCTGCGCGCTCGCCGCGGACTTCGCGTTCCTCTGCAACGCGCTGTCCGGCCGGGTGACGTTCGGCCTGGGGACGGTGTTCGCGCTGGGCGCGGTCGCCGCGGTGTTCTGCTGGCCCCGGAAGTGGCGCGAGCGGCGCTGGGCCAAGGCTGCGGTCGCCGCCCCGCTCGCCGGTCTGGCGACCGCGAGCAGCCCGGTGGCCGGGCTCTTCCTCGGGGTGATCGCCACCGCGCTCTTCCTCAACAAGCGGCGCCCCGGGGCGTATGCGCTGGGGCTCCCGCCGGCAGTCGTGGTCGCGCTCTCCGCCTGGCTCTTCCCCTTCTCCGGCACCCAGCCGATGTCGGTGGCCACGACCTCACTGCCGTTGCTGTACGGCGTATTCGTCCTGCTCCTGGTCCCCAAGGACTGGCGGACCGTCCGTACCGCCGCGCTGGTCTACTCCGTCGGCGTCCTGCTGACCTGGCTGGTCAACTCGCAGATCGGCTCGAACGTCTCCCGCCTGCCGATGCTCTTCGCCGGGGTGCTGCTGCTGGCGGCACTCCCGTACACGGTGCCGCGCTCGCGCAAGTGGTACGCCCTGGTGATCGTTTTCATCGGCCTCAACACCTGGATCGGCGTCAAGAGCGTCGACGACGTGGTGCGCACCGCTCCCGCCGCCTCCTGGACCCGCGAACTCGCCCCGCTGGTGAACGAGCTGGAACAGGTCGGTGCGGAGAAGGGCAGGGTCGAGGTCGTACCGGCCAGCAGCCACCGGGAGGCATCGGCCCTGGCCCCGTATGTGAACCTCGCGCGCGGCTGGCTCCGCCAGGCCGACATGGAGCGCAACCCGATCTTCTACGACGACACCCTGGACGCCGACAACTACCGGACCTGGCTCGGCCGCTGGGCCGTGCGGTACGTCGTGCTGCCGACCGGTACGCCGGACTCGTCGGGCGGCACCCAGGAGGAGAAGCTGATCCAGGACGGACAGCCGTATCTGAAGCGGATCTGGGGCGACGCCAACTGGCAGCTCTTCGCGGTCGACGCCCCCACCCCGATGGCCGAACCGCCGGCAACGGTGGAACGCGCCGAAGAGGGCGAGCTGACCATCAGGCTGAAGGCGTCGGGCCGGGTGCTGATCCGTATCCCGTACTCGCCCTGGCTCGCCCTGGTGGACGGCGAAGGCAGGAGCCTGCCGCGTCCGCAGGAGACGGAAGCGTCCCGGGCACGGGAGGACGGGCAGCCGAGGACCTTCGCCAACGTTCACGGCTGCCTGGTCAAGATGGAGAAGGACGCGGACGGCGACGAGTGGACGGAGCTCGTCGCCCCGCGGGCCGGCGTCTACCATCTGGCGTCGCCCTACCACCTGCCGCGCGGTACGCCGTGCCCGGCGGAACTTCAGGACACGGTTCCGGCGGGCGGCTGA